Genomic window (Mycoplasmopsis citelli):
TAAACCAAGTGAAGAAATTGTTTCTATTATTGAAGTTTCTAATTGAGAAAGCAATGTTTTTGTTGTTTTAGGAACCAAAGATGGAATGTTTAAAAAAACTCCTTTAAAACAATTTCAAGTTTCCCGTTTAAATAAAACTTATACTGCTATGACTCTTGCTCCAGGAGATTTAGTGGTTAATGCATGTTTAAGTAATGGAACTAAAGATATTATTATCATCACAAAAAATGGGCTTTCAAGTAAATATTCAGAAAATGAATTAGGACTTTATGGACCTAAAGCAAAAGGAAACAAAGGGATATATCTTTCCCTAAGTGATACGGTCAATAATTTTACTATTGCTGGTAGTGATGATGTGATTACTTTCATTACTGATGATGGATTTTTAAAGAAAATGCGTTCAAAAAAAATCCCAATTGTTCCAAAAAACATTAAAGGAAAAGCTATTTTTAAAGATCATTTCAAAAATACTTCCTTTAATATTTCTGATATTTACCCAACTCGAGATACTGATATGCTTTTGATTAAAAATCAAAGTGGAAACACTTTTTTAGATCCAATTAAAAAATATTCTTTTTCACAAGCAAATCCTGAATTAATTGAAATTACCGTTGATAATTTATATAAAGTAAAAATTAAGAAAAACTATCAAACTCAAGATTTAGAAATTCATTCCAAAGAACTTTTTGATGCTAAAAACCTTGAGCAAGAACAAAAAGAATTTCGACTTACTGAATCTAATTTAGATAATTTAGAAAGTGATTTAGATAAGCTACTTGCAAAAGTTAATGAAACCCTAAGTAAAATTAAAAAATAAAAACGTCCTTTAGGGGCGTTTTTATTAAATGGGGCAAATGACGAGATTCGAACTCGCGCATGACGGGACCACAACCCGCTGTGTTAACCGCTTCACCACATTTGCCAGTTGTAAGATTATTATACCACAAAGCAAAAATAATGAGAGAGATAATAAAATACATCAAGAATAAATAATAAATTCTCTTTATTTAAATATTTATTAAATTTTATTTTTTTAATTTTTTTGTAAAAGCATCTAAAATTTCATTAACAGTTTTATTATGTTCAATAAATCTGGAATAGAGAAAACTTATAGAATCATCATCCTTAAAATAGTTATAAAGTTTTTCTTTTAATAATTTTGTTTTAACCAAATTAAATTCTGTTCTCTTTCTACCTTTAGAATTTCTTCTCACACCAATGCAGTAAATTTTTCTAGGATCATCTGAAGCTATCGAATCTGATTTACTTAAGTTTAAAAATTTTTCAATATCTTTATTAGCTTCTGGTACCTTATTTGGAATATTACTAAAAAAATAACTAGCAAAATTTTTTATTAAATTTGTTTTAGTATCTTTTAATTCAATACCAAAATATTCTCTAAATTCGTTAAATCTTTCTCATCCTATTCATATGAATTTTCCTTCAGATTCACAAATGAATTCTTTAGAAATATCTTCTCTTTTACTAAAAGTTAATTTGTATAAAGAGTCTTTTCGAAATCTAGGTTCTAGATTATCTAATTTTTTTAAAGAAACATAGTATTTTAAATTTTTGTAATTAAATTTAAAATAAACTGTTTTTATTTCTTTGTAATTCATATCATCAATTAGTTTTATTATGTTTATATTCATATTTTCCCCAATTTTCTATTATTTTTAATTTTAGCAAACTTAAATTTATAATTATTCTTTTTTATTCATTTAATTTATCTTTGTAAAAATCAACAACAAATTTATGATCTCTATGTTTTTCTATTTGTTTAATATACAAATTTTTTATCAATTCTTTTTTGTCACTATTAAATTTATAGTTTTTTCATTTTTCCATATTCCTTAAGCCCCTTTTTATTAAATCTTCAAAAGTTAATACTATGGAATTATTTTTATATTTATCCTCTTTAATTTTTTTAGTTGTTGCAATCTTAATATTCTTTTCACTTAGAAAAGTGAAAAGTTTTTCATTTATTTTCTCATCTAAAGTAGCAAGGATAATTTCCTTTGCTCCTGTTCTTGACATTTCTTCAACAACCTCTTGTCAACGTTCTCTTAATGTAGTTTTAGCGCTAATTATAATTATGTTTGTTTTATCAATATTAAATTCAATTACACCTGGTAAAACTAAATCAATCATTTTACCCATTTCTTTTTTTGTAAATCGATCTATGGTGAGAATCCCTTGGCTTTCAAATTTAATTTCAGCCCCCATTAATAACAATTCAATAATAGATTCAAATTCTTTGCCGGCTCTACTTCTTCTACTTTGTGTATTAGAGAGAATTAGTTCATAAATATAATCACTATATTCGTTAAGAAAATTAGTTATTGCTTCATTTGGAAATAATGAGTTAGCGTATTTTTGATTAATTAAAACATTAAACATTTTTATGTTAAATTTCTTTTCAGTATTAAGAAAATCTTTTCAACAACTAGATCTTAAATTTTCTACAATTTCACTAGCATTTTCTTTAAAAAAACGTCTAGTTTTTTTATCATATCCTAGATTGACGAAATTTTTATAAGCTAAATCAAAAGGTGCATCAAAAAATTTATTTCGTTCCATTTTGATGATTTTTTTATAATCTTGTAATTTTGTTGTCTTCAATTTAAACCTCATTTTAAAATTTAGTGTAAAATTATTTTGTATTAGGTTATATATAGGACATATTGTCCTTTATTTATGCCATTTTTATCATATCGGAGGTAAAAATGTCCAATTTAACGCAAAATTCAATTTATTTAATATCTGAGCAAATTAAAAATAAAAGACTTAAACTTAATATGACTCAAAAAGAACTTGCTGATGCAGTTGGCATGTCAAAATATGGCGATAGAACAATTCGAAGATGAGAGAGAGGCGAATCTAAACCTTCATATTTAGAACTAAAACAAATATTGAATTTTCCTGAAATAGCTCCCTTTCCTAATAATGAAAGTGCAAAATTTTCCATGATTGACTTATTTTCAGGAATAGGCGGAACACGATTAGGGTTTCATTTAACCAAGCAAACAAAAGTTGTTTTTAGTAGTGAAATCGATAAGTTTGCCATTAAAACTTATCGTTCTAACTTTGGAGATACTCCGGATGGAGATATTACTAAAATTGATAGCAAAAATATTCCAAATCACGATATTTTAGTCGGGGGTTTTCCTTGTCAAGCTTTTTCACAAGCTGGTAAAAAATTAGGATTTGAGGACTCAAGAGGAACTTTGTTTTTTGAAATTGCACGAATTCTCTCAGATAAAAAACCAAAATGTTTTTTACTTGAAAATGTCAGAAATTTAATCTCACATGATAAGGGGAAAACTTTTAAAACTATTTTAAATATACTTGAATCATTAAATTATCGTGTTTATTACTCTCTTTTAAAAGCAAAAGATTTTGGTGTTCCACAAAATAGAGAAAGAATTTATATTGTTGGATTTCATAAAAATAAAGTTAAAAATTATGAAAAATTTAATTTTCCAAGAACTTCTAAAAAGAAAATAAAACTTGGTGATATTTTAGAAAAAAATGTAAGTGACAAATACACAATTTCTGATCTTTTATGAAAAGGGCATCAAAAAAGAAAAATCGAAAACAAGAAAAAAGGTAACGGATTTGGCTATTCAATATTTAATGAAGATAGTCCTTACACAAATACTATTTCAGCTCGTTATTATAAAGATGGTAGCGAAATTTTAATTCAACAAAAAGATAAAAATCCTCGTAAACTAACACCAAGAGAAGCAGCTCGACTTCAAGGTTTCCCTGAAGAATTTATAATTCCTGTAAGTAATACACAAAGTTATAAGCAATTCGGAAATTCTGTAGCTGTACCAGTAATTAATGCAATTGCAAAAGAAATATTAAAAATTTTAAATAAGTAAAGAGATAAAAAATAATCAAATCATGCAATCTTTGCTTGATTTTTATTCTTTATTTTAAACTAATATTTTTTAAGAAAACTAAAGTTTCAATATGATGAGTATTAGGAAACATATCAAAAGGTATTATTTGATTAATTTCATAACCATTAACAATAAATTCTTTTAAATCTCTTGTTAGTGTTCGTGGATCGCATGACAGATAAATTACTTCCGAAATATTTTTCTTAACAATTCAATTTATTACTTTAATATCTAACCCTGCACGTGGTGGATCAATTATTAAAGTACTGTTTTTTGTAGATATTAGTTTTTGATTAATAATATTTTCAACCTTACCATCAAAATAAAATACATTATTAACTTGATTAAGTTTTGCGTTACTTTGTGCATACTTAATTGACTTTTGATTTATTTCAATTCCAATTAATTGGTTAAAATATAAATTAAAAATTTGCGAAAAAACACCCACTCCACAATAAGCATCAATTAAAGTTTTATTTTGATGATTTTTTATTAAATATTTTTCAATATTGATTAAGATTTTTTCAAAAACATTTAAATTAACTTGAAAAAAATTATCTGTATCTAAATTAAATTTCTTATTAAATAAGCTAATTGTAAAATCTTCTTTTTTAAAAATTTGTTTACTAATATTTTTCTTTTCTACACATAATTGAACAATAAAAGGATTTTCATTTAATAAATTAATAAGCTTATTTGGTAAATCATAATCTGAATGTAAACTAAATAATATTTGGACTTGATTATTTCCATTTATCCTAAAAGTAATTTCTTTAATAAATTTAACCTTATCAGGTTTGTTTTGATAAATTAAATTAAGTTTTTCTAAAACAAAACTTAAAATATCATTTAACTTAATTTTATTAAGTGAAAAATCACTAACTTTCACTAAAGTTTTGCTTTTATTTAAATATTCGCCATAAAAAACTTTTTGATTTTCTATTAATAAACTATACCTAGCTTTATTTCGATAGTGTAAAACATCATGGCTAGCAATAATTGGCTGAATTATTTTTTGATCAATATTTAAGTTTCTAGTTAATAATTTGTTTAAATAATGCTCTTTTCACTTTAATTGTTCTGAGTATTGTAAGTTTATTAAAGATGCAGAATTTGTGGATATATGATTTTTATTTCGATACAAACTTTGCTTAATTCAACTTTCAACAACACCATATCCATAATTAGAATAAATCTTGGTAATTTTAATAATTGCTTCTTCACTAGGGAAAAAATTAGGCACAAAAATGCG
Coding sequences:
- the rlmD gene encoding 23S rRNA (uracil(1939)-C(5))-methyltransferase RlmD, with the translated sequence MVESSYFMCAEVKFKSNCIELSYEGYGVAIYQGKRIFVPNFFPSEEAIIKITKIYSNYGYGVVESWIKQSLYRNKNHISTNSASLINLQYSEQLKWKEHYLNKLLTRNLNIDQKIIQPIIASHDVLHYRNKARYSLLIENQKVFYGEYLNKSKTLVKVSDFSLNKIKLNDILSFVLEKLNLIYQNKPDKVKFIKEITFRINGNNQVQILFSLHSDYDLPNKLINLLNENPFIVQLCVEKKNISKQIFKKEDFTISLFNKKFNLDTDNFFQVNLNVFEKILINIEKYLIKNHQNKTLIDAYCGVGVFSQIFNLYFNQLIGIEINQKSIKYAQSNAKLNQVNNVFYFDGKVENIINQKLISTKNSTLIIDPPRAGLDIKVINWIVKKNISEVIYLSCDPRTLTRDLKEFIVNGYEINQIIPFDMFPNTHHIETLVFLKNISLK
- the dcm gene encoding DNA (cytosine-5-)-methyltransferase yields the protein MSNLTQNSIYLISEQIKNKRLKLNMTQKELADAVGMSKYGDRTIRRWERGESKPSYLELKQILNFPEIAPFPNNESAKFSMIDLFSGIGGTRLGFHLTKQTKVVFSSEIDKFAIKTYRSNFGDTPDGDITKIDSKNIPNHDILVGGFPCQAFSQAGKKLGFEDSRGTLFFEIARILSDKKPKCFLLENVRNLISHDKGKTFKTILNILESLNYRVYYSLLKAKDFGVPQNRERIYIVGFHKNKVKNYEKFNFPRTSKKKIKLGDILEKNVSDKYTISDLLWKGHQKRKIENKKKGNGFGYSIFNEDSPYTNTISARYYKDGSEILIQQKDKNPRKLTPREAARLQGFPEEFIIPVSNTQSYKQFGNSVAVPVINAIAKEILKILNK
- a CDS encoding type II restriction endonuclease, producing MKTTKLQDYKKIIKMERNKFFDAPFDLAYKNFVNLGYDKKTRRFFKENASEIVENLRSSCWKDFLNTEKKFNIKMFNVLINQKYANSLFPNEAITNFLNEYSDYIYELILSNTQSRRSRAGKEFESIIELLLMGAEIKFESQGILTIDRFTKKEMGKMIDLVLPGVIEFNIDKTNIIIISAKTTLRERWQEVVEEMSRTGAKEIILATLDEKINEKLFTFLSEKNIKIATTKKIKEDKYKNNSIVLTFEDLIKRGLRNMEKWKNYKFNSDKKELIKNLYIKQIEKHRDHKFVVDFYKDKLNE
- a CDS encoding DUF6037 family protein; the encoded protein is MNINIIKLIDDMNYKEIKTVYFKFNYKNLKYYVSLKKLDNLEPRFRKDSLYKLTFSKREDISKEFICESEGKFIWIGWERFNEFREYFGIELKDTKTNLIKNFASYFFSNIPNKVPEANKDIEKFLNLSKSDSIASDDPRKIYCIGVRRNSKGRKRTEFNLVKTKLLKEKLYNYFKDDDSISFLYSRFIEHNKTVNEILDAFTKKLKK